A genomic stretch from Candidatus Nitrotoga arctica includes:
- a CDS encoding methyl-accepting chemotaxis protein, with protein sequence MAVQKINSAAHKATATFCWGIALGIGIAGASLLLILGEMGWANIVSAVVLIGISAAAGEWGARRHRTLLKLAIAQEMVNAKARFEIELENAAVGGLEEVCTEVVPIWSRQVEITRNQTETAIMDLANRFVGINAKLEASVRASQSAAGDLAGNAEGGALAVMTQSESSLTSVIDSIREAQHSRNDMLEQVRSLNDYTGELRAMAVKVAEIAAQTNLLALNAAIEAARAGEAGRGFAVVADEVRKLSSLSSETGKKMSGTVDIISNAITSVFKIAESSSEHDFKSVASSELIIQQVLQSFNNVTSNLSDSAELLQQESAGIRDELSDVLVSLQFQDRVSQILVHVRNNMEKLHQHLQQYKQDRAASIPVKHINIKTWLADMETLYATQEQVHTHRGGQSSAAAKQEITFF encoded by the coding sequence ATGGCAGTGCAAAAAATTAATTCGGCAGCACATAAAGCTACAGCAACATTCTGTTGGGGAATTGCTTTAGGAATTGGTATTGCCGGCGCCTCACTGTTGCTTATTCTGGGTGAAATGGGCTGGGCTAATATCGTGTCGGCTGTCGTTCTGATCGGAATATCAGCAGCTGCTGGAGAGTGGGGCGCTCGCCGTCATCGTACCTTACTTAAGTTAGCCATAGCACAAGAGATGGTCAATGCCAAAGCAAGATTTGAAATCGAACTTGAGAATGCGGCTGTAGGTGGCTTGGAAGAGGTATGTACGGAGGTGGTGCCTATCTGGTCCAGACAAGTCGAAATCACTCGTAATCAAACCGAAACAGCCATCATGGACTTGGCCAATCGTTTTGTTGGCATTAATGCAAAACTGGAGGCATCGGTACGTGCGTCGCAAAGCGCTGCTGGTGATCTGGCAGGTAATGCGGAGGGTGGGGCATTGGCAGTAATGACACAAAGCGAGTCATCGCTGACCAGTGTGATTGACTCTATTAGGGAAGCGCAGCATAGCCGCAACGACATGCTGGAACAAGTTAGAAGCCTCAATGATTACACGGGCGAACTGAGAGCCATGGCCGTCAAGGTAGCAGAGATTGCCGCTCAAACAAACTTGCTCGCTTTAAATGCCGCGATCGAAGCTGCAAGGGCCGGAGAAGCAGGGCGTGGATTCGCTGTGGTGGCGGACGAAGTGCGCAAACTATCCAGCCTTTCCAGTGAAACCGGTAAAAAAATGTCAGGTACCGTTGATATTATCAGTAACGCCATCACCAGCGTATTCAAGATCGCTGAAAGCTCTTCCGAACATGATTTCAAATCAGTCGCAAGTTCTGAATTGATTATCCAACAGGTTCTCCAAAGCTTTAATAACGTCACTTCGAATTTGTCAGACTCTGCGGAACTGCTACAACAGGAAAGCGCAGGTATTCGCGATGAATTATCCGACGTGCTGGTTTCACTTCAGTTCCAGGATCGCGTCAGCCAGATACTGGTTCATGTGCGCAACAACATGGAAAAGTTGCACCAGCACTTGCAGCAATACAAGCAGGACAGGGCAGCGTCTATTCCGGTTAAACACATCAATATCAAAACATGGTTGGCGGATATGGAGACGCTCTATGCCACGCAGGAACAAGTGCACACTCATCGCGGGGGTCAATCCAGCGCAGCCGCGAAACAAGAAATTACATTTTTTTAG
- a CDS encoding response regulator → MGKAILIVDDSASVRQVVSIALKGAGYDVIEGCDGKDALTKLNGQKIHLIISDVNMPNMDGITFVKEVKKLPNYKFTPIIMLTTESQEGKKQEGQAAGAKAWVVKPFQPAQMLTAVAKLILP, encoded by the coding sequence ATGGGTAAAGCAATATTGATAGTTGATGATTCCGCAAGTGTAAGGCAGGTCGTCAGCATTGCATTAAAAGGGGCAGGTTACGACGTGATTGAGGGGTGTGATGGCAAGGATGCGTTGACAAAACTTAATGGGCAAAAAATCCATCTGATTATCAGCGATGTGAACATGCCCAACATGGATGGGATTACCTTCGTCAAGGAAGTCAAGAAACTGCCAAATTATAAGTTCACGCCAATCATCATGCTCACCACCGAGTCTCAGGAAGGAAAAAAACAGGAAGGCCAAGCAGCGGGTGCCAAGGCTTGGGTGGTTAAACCGTTCCAGCCGGCACAAATGCTGACCGCCGTGGCCAAATTGATATTGCCATAA
- a CDS encoding STAS domain-containing protein produces the protein MPIISTNKNGQSLLHIEGDMTIYTAADMKSELMTHMAQPCEREIDLSEVSEMDSAGLQILISAKREAEKHGTSLRLSGHSRAVLDVLDMCNLASYFGDPVVLSCNEKKGQ, from the coding sequence ATGCCTATCATCTCAACAAATAAAAATGGACAGTCGCTACTGCATATTGAGGGCGACATGACTATCTACACTGCTGCCGACATGAAGAGTGAACTGATGACTCATATGGCTCAACCGTGCGAGCGAGAAATTGATTTGTCAGAGGTCAGTGAAATGGATAGCGCTGGCCTGCAAATTCTTATCTCGGCTAAGCGCGAAGCCGAAAAGCACGGAACCAGTTTGCGATTAAGCGGGCACAGCCGTGCGGTGCTCGATGTGCTGGATATGTGTAATTTGGCATCTTATTTCGGCGATCCGGTGGTGCTTTCTTGTAATGAGAAAAAAGGACAATAA
- a CDS encoding chemotaxis protein CheA, producing the protein MSINLDQALQTYIAEARELLQEMEDSLLRLEGDPNDADTIGAIFRAAHTIKGSAGLFGLDPIVSFTHIVEDVLDRVRDGDVAIEANLIAVLLESGDHMLHLVNVVAAQGEQLDTEAIARESGLRIRLQAYQDDSKTSHTVQIKAEIPLESSGGGLVETDNWHISLRFGQNVMRDGMDPLSFLRYLSTLGEIVSITTMFDALPLAHEMDAESCYLGFEIDFKSDADKATIAGVFEFAREGSLIHILPPHSKLTEYIELIRTLPECETRLGEILVITGALTQQELEDGLSEQQTSVRSDGSTTPLGEILVDQHSVEHEVVQAALDKQTQSKDSKNKENRYIRVHADKLDELINMVGELVIAGAGVSLLAQRVSDNGLQEATSVMSGLVEEIRDGALRLRMVPIGETFNRFQRVVRDVGRELGKDIELVITGADTELDKTVVEKIGDPLMHLVRNAMDHGIESASIREAKGKSAKGTLRLNAFHDSGSIVIEIVDDGGGLNRDRILQKARDRGLIAPNVTPPDQEIYNMIFEAGFSTAEAVTNLSGRGVGMDVVKRNITALRGTVSLDSAVGQGTTVSIRLPLTLAIIDGFLVGVGKSSYIVPLDMVQECIELTENDRQLTRERSYLNLRGEVLPFVMLRDHFEVEGTTGVRRENVVVVSCAGQKAGLVVDELMGEFQTVIKPLGKIFSTLRGISGSTILGSGEVALILDVSSLVQQAVNRESQHVSTRQFTH; encoded by the coding sequence ATGAGCATAAATCTCGATCAAGCACTACAAACATACATCGCCGAAGCACGCGAGCTACTGCAAGAGATGGAGGACTCGCTGTTGCGGCTTGAAGGTGATCCGAACGATGCCGACACAATCGGCGCTATATTTCGCGCCGCGCATACTATCAAGGGATCAGCCGGTTTGTTCGGATTAGATCCTATTGTCAGTTTCACTCATATTGTTGAAGACGTATTGGACCGAGTACGCGATGGAGACGTTGCTATTGAGGCCAATCTGATCGCGGTATTGCTTGAAAGCGGCGATCACATGTTGCACTTGGTTAACGTAGTTGCCGCCCAAGGCGAACAGTTGGATACAGAAGCGATTGCACGGGAAAGTGGTTTGCGTATTCGGTTGCAGGCATATCAGGATGATTCCAAGACAAGTCATACCGTTCAAATAAAGGCAGAAATTCCACTGGAGTCCAGCGGTGGTGGTTTGGTAGAGACGGACAATTGGCACATCTCATTGCGCTTCGGCCAGAACGTAATGAGAGATGGGATGGATCCACTTTCTTTCCTCCGTTACTTGTCTACTCTCGGAGAAATTGTTTCCATTACTACTATGTTCGATGCCCTGCCGCTTGCCCATGAAATGGATGCGGAATCGTGCTATCTCGGTTTTGAAATTGATTTTAAGTCGGATGCGGACAAGGCGACTATCGCGGGAGTGTTCGAATTCGCACGAGAAGGCAGTCTTATCCATATTCTGCCGCCGCATAGCAAGCTGACGGAATACATCGAATTAATTCGCACGTTACCGGAATGCGAAACGCGCTTAGGCGAAATCTTGGTGATCACAGGGGCGCTCACCCAACAGGAATTGGAAGATGGCCTAAGCGAACAGCAAACCAGTGTCCGTTCGGACGGCTCTACAACGCCGCTGGGTGAAATTTTGGTGGACCAGCACTCGGTCGAACATGAAGTAGTGCAAGCCGCGCTGGATAAGCAAACTCAGTCCAAAGATAGTAAAAACAAGGAAAACCGTTACATTCGGGTGCATGCCGACAAGCTGGATGAATTGATCAATATGGTGGGTGAGTTGGTCATAGCCGGAGCAGGTGTAAGTTTGCTTGCCCAGCGCGTTAGCGATAACGGACTACAGGAAGCCACTTCAGTGATGTCGGGGTTAGTGGAGGAAATACGCGATGGTGCGTTGCGTCTGCGTATGGTTCCTATTGGTGAAACCTTTAACCGTTTTCAGCGTGTGGTACGTGATGTTGGCCGCGAACTTGGGAAGGACATTGAACTGGTAATTACCGGTGCAGATACCGAACTGGACAAGACCGTTGTGGAAAAAATTGGAGATCCACTTATGCATCTGGTGCGTAACGCTATGGATCACGGTATCGAGTCGGCTTCAATTCGAGAGGCAAAAGGGAAGTCAGCCAAAGGTACGCTGCGGCTTAACGCTTTTCATGATTCGGGCAGTATTGTAATTGAGATTGTCGATGATGGAGGTGGTCTTAACCGTGATCGAATTCTGCAAAAGGCTAGGGATCGCGGCTTGATTGCTCCTAACGTAACACCGCCTGATCAGGAGATTTACAACATGATTTTTGAGGCAGGTTTCTCTACCGCAGAAGCCGTAACCAATCTTTCAGGTCGAGGCGTGGGGATGGATGTAGTCAAACGTAACATCACAGCACTGCGCGGCACTGTGAGTCTAGATAGCGCGGTAGGTCAAGGCACTACAGTCAGTATTCGTTTGCCGCTTACTCTCGCGATTATCGATGGCTTTTTGGTAGGTGTCGGAAAATCCAGCTATATAGTGCCGCTGGACATGGTACAGGAATGCATTGAGCTGACCGAAAATGACCGCCAGTTAACGCGCGAGCGCAGCTATCTCAATCTACGCGGCGAGGTATTGCCATTTGTCATGCTGCGCGATCATTTTGAAGTTGAGGGTACTACCGGAGTGCGGCGCGAGAATGTGGTCGTAGTGAGTTGTGCAGGTCAAAAAGCGGGGCTGGTGGTAGATGAGCTAATGGGCGAATTCCAGACTGTAATCAAACCACTAGGTAAGATATTCAGTACCCTGCGCGGAATCAGTGGCTCCACCATACTCGGTAGCGGTGAAGTGGCGCTGATTTTGGATGTGTCATCGTTGGTTCAGCAGGCAGTTAATCGGGAATCTCAGCATGTTTCAACCAGGCAATTTACACATTAA
- a CDS encoding methyl-accepting chemotaxis protein produces MFKNMKIGMRLGFGFGLVVILLLIIAVLAISRLSQQNDMLNLIVNDRYMKMGVVTDIKSESTAIAIALRNMMLTDSRDDMKKQEGKIIESKNKIGENVEKLQKIVILPKGKEMLQQVLEARTKYVDGYKTLINIVNEGKNDEARVYLTNVLRPILGAYQASLNKFNDFQNELVVTAVKDAADSYNMARNVMLALVAIALALAASIALWVTSSITKPLNVAVNVANQLAEGDLSAKIEVTSKDETGQLLIAMQNMVGKLSQVVTEVRSASDNLSSASEEVSATAQSMSQATSEQAASVEETSASVEQMSASINQNTENAKVTDGMASKAAKEATEGGESVQQTVSAMKEIAKKISIIDDIAYQTNLLALNAAIEAARAGEHGKGFAVVAAEVRKLAERSQVAAQEIGELASSSVGMAEKAGRLLDEMVPSINKTSDLVQEISAASEEQSSGVSQINTAMSQLSQITQQNASASEELAATAEEMNNQAEQLQQTMGFFKVETNVGGSQRKAVVNKVAADNSKAARPAKAKAKAAMHALAGIPNEAEFARF; encoded by the coding sequence ATGTTTAAAAATATGAAAATAGGTATGCGTTTGGGCTTTGGTTTTGGCTTGGTGGTGATTTTACTGTTAATCATCGCGGTCTTAGCTATTTCGCGGCTTTCGCAGCAAAACGATATGCTGAATCTTATCGTTAATGATCGATATATGAAAATGGGTGTAGTGACGGATATCAAGAGCGAATCCACTGCCATTGCCATCGCGTTAAGAAACATGATGCTCACTGATAGCCGTGATGACATGAAGAAACAAGAAGGAAAAATTATTGAATCGAAGAATAAAATTGGAGAAAACGTAGAGAAATTGCAAAAGATAGTTATCTTGCCGAAAGGAAAGGAGATGCTGCAGCAAGTTCTGGAGGCCCGAACAAAATATGTTGATGGCTATAAGACATTGATTAATATTGTTAATGAAGGGAAGAACGATGAAGCGCGGGTGTATTTGACTAATGTACTGCGTCCCATCCTAGGCGCTTATCAAGCCAGCTTGAATAAATTTAACGATTTTCAGAATGAGTTGGTGGTTACAGCCGTCAAGGATGCCGCCGATAGTTATAACATGGCACGCAACGTGATGCTGGCCCTGGTAGCGATTGCGCTGGCATTGGCCGCAAGTATCGCCTTATGGGTCACTAGCAGCATTACCAAACCGTTGAATGTAGCCGTGAACGTGGCAAACCAATTAGCCGAAGGAGATCTGTCTGCAAAGATCGAGGTGACTTCTAAAGATGAAACCGGTCAATTACTTATAGCCATGCAAAACATGGTAGGAAAATTGTCGCAGGTTGTCACTGAAGTGCGCAGTGCCTCGGACAATCTCTCCAGCGCTTCTGAAGAAGTAAGCGCGACTGCCCAATCCATGAGCCAAGCCACTAGCGAACAGGCAGCCAGTGTGGAAGAAACCAGTGCATCGGTTGAGCAGATGAGTGCTTCCATCAATCAGAATACCGAAAATGCCAAGGTTACCGACGGTATGGCCAGCAAGGCAGCCAAGGAAGCGACCGAGGGTGGCGAGTCAGTGCAGCAAACTGTGTCGGCCATGAAGGAAATCGCAAAGAAAATCAGCATTATCGACGACATTGCCTATCAGACGAATTTGCTTGCGCTCAATGCTGCCATCGAAGCAGCTCGGGCGGGCGAACATGGCAAGGGTTTCGCAGTAGTGGCAGCGGAGGTGCGCAAACTGGCTGAACGCAGCCAGGTGGCGGCGCAGGAAATTGGCGAGCTGGCCTCCAGCAGCGTCGGGATGGCGGAGAAGGCTGGCAGACTGTTGGATGAAATGGTGCCCTCCATTAACAAGACTTCCGATTTGGTACAGGAGATCAGCGCCGCATCGGAAGAGCAATCTTCCGGCGTGAGTCAGATCAATACCGCAATGAGCCAGTTGAGCCAGATTACTCAGCAAAATGCATCGGCATCTGAAGAGCTGGCAGCTACCGCTGAGGAAATGAACAATCAGGCGGAGCAACTGCAACAGACCATGGGGTTCTTTAAAGTCGAAACGAATGTCGGCGGCAGTCAACGCAAGGCTGTCGTGAATAAGGTGGCGGCGGATAATAGCAAAGCTGCACGCCCGGCCAAGGCAAAAGCAAAAGCTGCCATGCACGCCCTTGCTGGCATCCCGAATGAAGCTGAATTTGCCCGATTTTAA
- a CDS encoding chemotaxis protein CheW, which translates to MGALVKKEIHAAVVQQERGQYLTFLIGGEMFAISILGIKEIIEYGNLTTVPMMPDFIRGVINLRGAVVPVVDMSARFGRTASEVTRRSCIVIIEVEADDEKQDVGVVVDSVSEVLEIPAAEIEPAPSFGARIRADFISGMGKVNGQFVIILNADRVLSVNEMAMLSGASVTEIAEAVLA; encoded by the coding sequence ATGGGCGCACTAGTTAAAAAGGAAATTCATGCGGCTGTCGTGCAGCAGGAAAGGGGGCAATATCTAACCTTCCTGATTGGAGGCGAGATGTTTGCCATCAGCATCCTCGGCATCAAGGAGATCATCGAATACGGCAACCTCACTACCGTACCCATGATGCCGGATTTCATTCGCGGCGTGATAAACCTGCGGGGTGCAGTGGTGCCGGTAGTGGACATGTCGGCACGCTTCGGCCGCACCGCATCCGAAGTAACGCGGCGTAGCTGTATTGTCATCATTGAAGTCGAAGCGGATGACGAAAAGCAGGATGTCGGCGTAGTCGTGGATTCGGTATCAGAAGTGCTCGAAATACCAGCCGCTGAAATTGAGCCGGCACCGAGTTTCGGTGCCAGGATCCGGGCTGACTTCATCAGCGGCATGGGTAAAGTAAACGGTCAGTTCGTGATCATACTCAACGCTGACCGCGTACTGTCAGTGAATGAAATGGCCATGCTGTCAGGGGCAAGCGTGACGGAGATTGCTGAGGCAGTATTAGCGTAA
- a CDS encoding CheR family methyltransferase encodes MHTATLRDDEFNQFRSWLHRTAGINLSDAKKALVSGRLSKRLKHYDLTSYGDYFRLITQSTEAAELQTALDLLTTNETYFFREPKHFDFLRGQILPKAHAGKTFRLWSAASSSGEEPYSLAMTLADGLSSTPWEIVASDISTRVLEKARSGHYDMERAHNIPQSLLSKHCLKGTGSQEGTFMIERSLRSRMQFMQINLNTTLPKLGEFDVIFLRNVMIYFDMDTKRQVVARMLPFLKPGGYFIVSHSESLNGITDGLKLVSPSIYSKP; translated from the coding sequence ATGCATACCGCCACGCTAAGAGATGATGAATTTAACCAGTTCCGTAGCTGGTTACATCGCACCGCCGGGATTAATCTCTCCGACGCAAAAAAAGCGTTGGTCTCAGGACGTCTGTCCAAGCGGCTGAAACACTATGATTTGACCAGCTATGGTGATTATTTCCGGCTGATTACTCAGAGCACCGAAGCAGCGGAATTACAGACTGCACTGGATCTGCTTACCACCAACGAGACCTATTTTTTTCGCGAACCCAAACACTTTGATTTTCTGCGAGGGCAGATTTTACCCAAGGCGCATGCAGGCAAAACATTTCGCTTATGGAGTGCAGCCAGCTCGTCCGGCGAAGAACCTTACAGCCTCGCCATGACACTTGCCGATGGTTTGTCTAGCACGCCTTGGGAAATCGTCGCGTCCGACATCAGCACCCGCGTTCTCGAAAAAGCCCGCTCTGGCCACTATGACATGGAACGGGCGCACAATATTCCGCAGTCTCTGCTCTCTAAGCACTGCCTGAAGGGTACTGGTTCCCAAGAAGGTACTTTCATGATTGAGCGCAGCTTGCGCAGTCGCATGCAATTCATGCAAATCAATCTGAATACAACACTGCCGAAGCTGGGCGAGTTTGACGTTATTTTTCTGCGTAATGTCATGATCTATTTCGACATGGATACAAAACGCCAAGTAGTTGCACGCATGTTGCCATTTTTGAAGCCTGGCGGTTATTTTATTGTCAGCCATTCAGAAAGCCTTAATGGAATCACCGATGGCCTGAAATTGGTATCCCCATCTATATACAGCAAACCATGA